Proteins found in one Bicyclus anynana chromosome 26, ilBicAnyn1.1, whole genome shotgun sequence genomic segment:
- the LOC112054619 gene encoding oocyte zinc finger protein XlCOF6 isoform X2 has protein sequence MQCCVPFCVNTSDNAATSEGTGITFHELPSEENLQAAGLRALGTQDHHLPDPAVVCSQHFLDEDFYISKSCVRQIRSNAIPTTVQMCMICLDTDSKLSLMSKHKLEKAYEQLTGLSLCRGGNLKQTLCMLCAQRLINFSRFRDLCLRAHSLMTDLLAQDELITIQHVELMNCAMKHLKFNLTQTTSATNHCDLYIDHTDEEDQTAAEESVVGDVATVVVKTEDNSNNDCISTNNYSNISIKLETCSLDENVNESLHAKVAASCTTVPEHVPEAENFIKIESVTFGCTLCSEEFMQENKYYEHMSKHFQYVPLRLNDVPPPAADCAQALVAPLSARLAANNDYKVQATEETAATPKSEQILETDIGEPDKQSSQSGTKVYTDVNRFTNCVVQLHDILKKPKKTVLDKNPRVKTHTGAKPYSCEMCNYKCTKKSNLLQHMKTHTGAKPFSCEICNYKCARKHHLLDHMKTHTGEKPFCCEICNYKSARKHHLLDHMKTHTGEKPFCCEICNYKCAHKSDLKKHKRTHTGE, from the exons ATGCAGTGCTGCGTGCCTTTCTGCGTAAATACTTCAGACAATGCGGCAACATCTGAGGGAACAGGAATTACCTTTCATGA GTTACCCAGTGAAGAAAATCTCCAAGCAGCTGGGCTCAGAGCCCTCGGCACACAAGACCATCACCTACCCGACCCTGCTGTGGTCTGCTCGCAGCATTTTTTAGATGAAGACTTTTATATATCAAAGAGTTGTGTAAGGCAGATTCGCTCTAATGCTATACCTACAACAGTGCAG atgtgcatgatatgcctGGACACTGACAGCAAGCTGTCTCTAATGAGTAAACACAAGTTGGAGAAGGCATATGAACAGCTAACTGGACTGTCT ttgtgtCGTGGAGGAAATCTGAAGCAAACACTCTGTATGTTGTGTGCTCAGAGATTGATTAActtcagtagatttagagacTTGTGCTTGAGAGCCCATTCACTGATGACAGACTTACTTGCACAAGATGAATTA ATTACAATACAACATGTAGAACTGATGAACTGTGCAATGAAACATCTGAAGTTTAATTTGACACAAACCACATCAGCAACTAATCACTGTGACTTGTACATAGATCACACTGATGAAGAGGATCAGACAGCAGCAGAGGAATCTGTAGTGGGAGATGTTGCAACAGTTGTGGTAAAGACTGAAGACAATTCCAACAATGACTGTATTTCTACCAACAATTACTCTAATATAAGCATAAAGTTGGAAACATGTTCACTAGatgaaaatgtaaatgaatCACTTCATGCCAAAGTAGCAGCTTCCTGCACTACAGTTCCAGAACATGTGCCCGAAGCAGAGAATTTCATTAAGATTGAAAGTGTTACCTTTGGATGTACGCTTTGTTCCGAAGAGTTTATGCAAGAGAATAAATACTACGAACATATGAGCAAGCATTTCCAG TATGTCCCACTGAGGCTGAATGATGTCCCTCCCCCGGCTGCAGACTGCGCTCAGGCTTTAG TCGCTCCACTGTCCGCGAGACTTGCGGCAAACAACGACTACAAAGTGCAGGCAACTGAAGAAACAGCTGCGACCCCGAAAAGTGAACAAATCCTTGAGACTGACATTGGCGAACCGGACAAGCAATCATCTCAGAGCGGCACTAAAGTATACACAGATGTAAATAGATTCACAAACTGTGTAGTACAGTTACATGATATTTTAAAGAAACCCAAGAAAACTGTACTAGATAAGAATCCACGAgtgaaaacccacactggtgcgaagccttattcttgtgagatgtgcaattataaatgtacaaaaaaaagtaatttattgcaACACATGAAAACTCACACTGGTGcaaagcctttttcttgtgagatttgcaattataaatgtgcacgcaaacatcatttattagatcacatgaaaacgcacactggcgaaaagcctttttgtTGTGAGATTTGCAATTATAAGTCAGCACGTAAACATCATTTATTAGATCAcatgaaaacccacactggcgagaagcctttttgttgtgaaatatgtaattataaatgtgcacacaaaagtgatttaaaaaaacataaaaggaCCCACACTGGTGAATAG
- the LOC112054618 gene encoding uncharacterized protein LOC112054618 isoform X2 → MRCCVPFCGNTSDNVSTSQRTGITFHVFPSDISLRAAWLQALSTQEHHLPDPAVVCSQHFTHDDFYETACCVKQIRPNAIPSTVQMCMICLDTDSKLSLMSKHKLEEAYEQITGLSLFQLCRGGNLKQTLCVLCAQRLINFSRFRDLCLRAHSLMTDLLAQDELITLQHKELMNCTTEHLKFNLTQTTLAANHCDLYIDHTDEEEQIAAEESVVGDVATTLVLKNENSFCSLSNADLIEPIHKDDNLIDNSSNNCVSNDNYSNISIKLEKYSLDEDINESLHQNQIQSNAQASCTTVPVHVPETENFIKIESITFECTLCSEEFMLENEYYEHMSEHLKDKKSEAE, encoded by the exons atgcgGTGCTGCGTCCCTTTCTGCGGTAACACTTCAGACAATGTATCCACATCACAGAGAACGGGAATTACTTTTCATGT ATTTCCCAGTGATATTAGTCTGCGTGCAGCTTGGCTCCAAGCTCTCAGCACACAAGAGCATCACCTGCCTGACCCTGCTGTGGTCTGCTCTCAGCACTTTACACATGACGACTTTTATGAAACCGCATGTTGTGTAAAGCAGATTCGCCCCAATGCTATTCCTTCAACAGTGCAG atgtgcatgatatgcctGGACACTGACAGCAAGCTGTCTCTAATGAGTAAACACAAGTTGGAGGAGGCATATGAACAGATAACTGGACTGTCT ttgtttcagttgtgtcgtggaggaaacctgaagcaaacactctgtgtgctgtgtgctcagagattgattaacttcagtagatttagagacTTGTGCTTGAGAGCCCATTCACTGATGACAGACTTACTTGCACAAGATGAATTA ATTACATTACAACATAAAGAATTGATGAACTGCACAACAGAACATCTGAAGTTTAATTTGACACAAACCACATTAGCAGCTAATCACTGTGACTTGTACATAGATCACACTGATGAAGAGGAACAGATAGCAGCAGAGGAATCTGTAGTGGGAGATGTTGCAACAACACTTGTGCTTAAAAATGAAAACAGTTTTTGCTCCTTGTCAAATGCTGATCTCATTGAACCAATTCATAAAGATGACAATTTAATAGACAATTCCAGCAACAACTGTGTTTCCAATGACAATTACTCCAATATAAGCATAAAGTTGGAAAAATATTCACTGGATGAAGATATAAATGAATCCCTTcatcaaaatcaaattcaatCAAATGCACAAGCTTCCTGCACTACAGTTCCAGTACATGTGCCTGAAACAGAGAATTTCATTAAGATTGAAAGTATTACCTTTGAATGTACGCTCTGTTCCGAAGAGTTTATGCTAGAGAATGAATACTATGAACATATGAGCGAGCATCTCAAG GACAAGAAGTCGGAGGCTGAATGA
- the LOC112054623 gene encoding zinc finger protein 350, with translation MRCCVPFCENTLDNVSTSQKTGITFHRFPSDISLRAAWLRVLGTQEHHLPDPAVVCSQHFTHDDFYETASCVKQIRPNAIPSTVQMCMICLDTDSKLSLMSKHKLEEAYEQLTGLSLCRGGNLKQTLCVLCAQRLINFSRFRDLCLRAHSLMTDLLAQDELISIQHKELMNCTTKHLKFNLTQTTLAADHCDLYIDHTDEEEQTAAEESVVGDVATIVLKNENSFCADLMESHKDDNLIDNSNNDCVSNDNYSNISIKLEPYSLDEDIKESLNNQNQIQSNAGASCTTVPVLVNETENYIKIESVTFGCTLCSEEFMRENEYYKHMSEHLKVADGDAACDVSQMCGPRAAVSHSGDSLDKYKVQATEEAAATRKSEQILETDIGELYNQSSSGTKIYTDINRFTNSVVQLYDILKKPKKTVLDENPRVKTHTGAKPYSCEICNYKTADKGNFVRHTKTHTGEKPFCCEICNFKCAHKHNLLNHIKTHTGEKPFSCEICNYRCAQKDDLKRHARIHTGEKPFSCEICNYKCARKHNLLAHMKMHTGEKPFSCEICSYKFAHKHNLLNHMKTHTGEKPYSCEVCNYKCARRSNLLKHKKRIHFRLLGL, from the exons ATGCGGTGCTGCGTGCCTTTCTGCGAAAACACTTTAGACAATGTGTCGACATCTCAGAAAACGGGAATTACTTTTCATAG ATTTCCCAGTGATATTAGTCTGCGTGCAGCTTGGCTCCGAGTCCTCGGCACACAAGAGCATCACCTGCCTGACCCTGCTGTGGTCTGCTCTCAGCACTTTACACATGATGACTTTTATGAAACCGCAAGTTGTGTAAAGCAGATTCGCCCCAATGCTATTCCTTCAACAGTGCAG atgtgcatgatatgcctGGACACTGACAGCAAGCTGTCTCTAATGAGTAAACACAAGTTGGAGGAGGCATATGAACAGCTAACTGGACTGTCT TTGTGTCGTGGAGGAAACCTGAAGCAAACACTCTGTGTGCTGTGTGCTCAGAGATTGATTAActtcagtagatttagagacTTGTGCTTGAGAGCCCATTCACTGATGACAGACTTACTTGCACAAGATGAATTA ATTTCAATACAACATAAAGAGTTGATGAACTGCACAACAAAACATCTGAAGTTTAATTTGACACAAACCACATTAGCCGCTGATCACTGTGACTTGTACATAGATCACACTGATGAAGAGGAACAGACAGCAGCAGAGGAATCTGTAGTGGGAGATGTTGCAACAATTGTGCTGAAGAATGAAAACAGTTTTTGCGCTGATCTCATGGAATCTCATAAAGATGACAATTTGATAGACAATTCCAACAATGACTGTGTTTCTAATGACAATTACTCCAATATAAGCATAAAGTTGGAACCATATTCACTGGATGAAGATATAAAGGAATCGcttaataatcaaaatcaaattcaatCAAATGCAGGAGCTTCCTGCACTACAGTTCCAGTACTTGTGAATGAAACAgagaattacattaaaattgaaAGTGTTACCTTTGGATGTACGCTTTGTTCTGAAGAGTTTATGCGAGAGAATGAATACTATAAACATATGAGCGAGCATCTCAAG GTAGCTGATGgtgacgctgcatgtgatgtaTCACAAATGTGCgggcctcgtgcagctgtgagccacagcggtgactcactcgacAAGTACAAAGTGCAGGCAACAGAAGAAGCAGCTGCAACCCGGAAAAGTGAACAAATCCTTGAGACTGACATTGGCGAACTGTACAACCAATCATCTAGCGGCACTAAAATATATACAGATATAAATAGATTCACAAATAGTGTAGTACAGttgtatgatattttaaaaaaacccAAGAAAACTGTACTAGATGAGAATCCACGCgtgaaaacccacactggtgcaaagccttactcttgtgaaatttgcaattataaaactGCCGACAAAGGTAATTTTGTTCGTCACACGAAAAcacacactggcgaaaagcctttttgttgtgagatatgtaattttaaatgtgcACATAagcataatttattaaatcacataaaaacgcacactggcgaaaagcctttttcttgtgagattTGTAATTATAGATGTGCACAAAAAGATGATTTAAAGAGACATGCAAGaatccacactggtgaaaagcctttttcttgtgagatatgtaaTTATAAGTGTGCAcgtaaacataatttattagcTCACATGAAAATGCACACTGGCGAgaagcctttttcttgtgagatatgtaGTTACAAATTTGCACATAagcataatttattaaatcacaTGAAAACGCACACGGGGGAAAAACCCTATTCGTGTGAGGTATGTAATTACAAATGTGCACGTAGAAGTAACTTATTGAAACATAAGAAGAGAATTCACTTTAGACTTCTAGGCCTCTAG
- the LOC112054619 gene encoding oocyte zinc finger protein XlCOF6 isoform X1: protein MQCCVPFCVNTSDNAATSEGTGITFHELPSEENLQAAGLRALGTQDHHLPDPAVVCSQHFLDEDFYISKSCVRQIRSNAIPTTVQMCMICLDTDSKLSLMSKHKLEKAYEQLTGLSLFQLCRGGNLKQTLCMLCAQRLINFSRFRDLCLRAHSLMTDLLAQDELITIQHVELMNCAMKHLKFNLTQTTSATNHCDLYIDHTDEEDQTAAEESVVGDVATVVVKTEDNSNNDCISTNNYSNISIKLETCSLDENVNESLHAKVAASCTTVPEHVPEAENFIKIESVTFGCTLCSEEFMQENKYYEHMSKHFQYVPLRLNDVPPPAADCAQALVAPLSARLAANNDYKVQATEETAATPKSEQILETDIGEPDKQSSQSGTKVYTDVNRFTNCVVQLHDILKKPKKTVLDKNPRVKTHTGAKPYSCEMCNYKCTKKSNLLQHMKTHTGAKPFSCEICNYKCARKHHLLDHMKTHTGEKPFCCEICNYKSARKHHLLDHMKTHTGEKPFCCEICNYKCAHKSDLKKHKRTHTGE, encoded by the exons ATGCAGTGCTGCGTGCCTTTCTGCGTAAATACTTCAGACAATGCGGCAACATCTGAGGGAACAGGAATTACCTTTCATGA GTTACCCAGTGAAGAAAATCTCCAAGCAGCTGGGCTCAGAGCCCTCGGCACACAAGACCATCACCTACCCGACCCTGCTGTGGTCTGCTCGCAGCATTTTTTAGATGAAGACTTTTATATATCAAAGAGTTGTGTAAGGCAGATTCGCTCTAATGCTATACCTACAACAGTGCAG atgtgcatgatatgcctGGACACTGACAGCAAGCTGTCTCTAATGAGTAAACACAAGTTGGAGAAGGCATATGAACAGCTAACTGGACTGTCT ttgtttcagttgtgtCGTGGAGGAAATCTGAAGCAAACACTCTGTATGTTGTGTGCTCAGAGATTGATTAActtcagtagatttagagacTTGTGCTTGAGAGCCCATTCACTGATGACAGACTTACTTGCACAAGATGAATTA ATTACAATACAACATGTAGAACTGATGAACTGTGCAATGAAACATCTGAAGTTTAATTTGACACAAACCACATCAGCAACTAATCACTGTGACTTGTACATAGATCACACTGATGAAGAGGATCAGACAGCAGCAGAGGAATCTGTAGTGGGAGATGTTGCAACAGTTGTGGTAAAGACTGAAGACAATTCCAACAATGACTGTATTTCTACCAACAATTACTCTAATATAAGCATAAAGTTGGAAACATGTTCACTAGatgaaaatgtaaatgaatCACTTCATGCCAAAGTAGCAGCTTCCTGCACTACAGTTCCAGAACATGTGCCCGAAGCAGAGAATTTCATTAAGATTGAAAGTGTTACCTTTGGATGTACGCTTTGTTCCGAAGAGTTTATGCAAGAGAATAAATACTACGAACATATGAGCAAGCATTTCCAG TATGTCCCACTGAGGCTGAATGATGTCCCTCCCCCGGCTGCAGACTGCGCTCAGGCTTTAG TCGCTCCACTGTCCGCGAGACTTGCGGCAAACAACGACTACAAAGTGCAGGCAACTGAAGAAACAGCTGCGACCCCGAAAAGTGAACAAATCCTTGAGACTGACATTGGCGAACCGGACAAGCAATCATCTCAGAGCGGCACTAAAGTATACACAGATGTAAATAGATTCACAAACTGTGTAGTACAGTTACATGATATTTTAAAGAAACCCAAGAAAACTGTACTAGATAAGAATCCACGAgtgaaaacccacactggtgcgaagccttattcttgtgagatgtgcaattataaatgtacaaaaaaaagtaatttattgcaACACATGAAAACTCACACTGGTGcaaagcctttttcttgtgagatttgcaattataaatgtgcacgcaaacatcatttattagatcacatgaaaacgcacactggcgaaaagcctttttgtTGTGAGATTTGCAATTATAAGTCAGCACGTAAACATCATTTATTAGATCAcatgaaaacccacactggcgagaagcctttttgttgtgaaatatgtaattataaatgtgcacacaaaagtgatttaaaaaaacataaaaggaCCCACACTGGTGAATAG
- the LOC112054618 gene encoding zinc finger protein 260 isoform X1 — MRCCVPFCGNTSDNVSTSQRTGITFHVFPSDISLRAAWLQALSTQEHHLPDPAVVCSQHFTHDDFYETACCVKQIRPNAIPSTVQMCMICLDTDSKLSLMSKHKLEEAYEQITGLSLFQLCRGGNLKQTLCVLCAQRLINFSRFRDLCLRAHSLMTDLLAQDELITLQHKELMNCTTEHLKFNLTQTTLAANHCDLYIDHTDEEEQIAAEESVVGDVATTLVLKNENSFCSLSNADLIEPIHKDDNLIDNSSNNCVSNDNYSNISIKLEKYSLDEDINESLHQNQIQSNAQASCTTVPVHVPETENFIKIESITFECTLCSEEFMLENEYYEHMSEHLKYAGEVAACVASQVCETRAAVSGSSDSLMLQNKTRSRRLNDVPPPAADCAQALVAPLSARLAANNEYKVQATEEAAATPKRELILDTFEPRVVKTHTGAKPYSCEMCNYKTANKGNFVRHTKTHTGEKPFCCEMCEYKCAHKHNLLDHIKTHTGEKPFCCEICNYRCSHKGDLAKHKRSHTGEKPFSCEICNYRCAHRHHLLNHIKTHTGEKPFSCETCNYRSAYKSDLNKHKKSHTGEKPFSCQICNYRCTHKHHLLNHMKTHTGEKPFCCEICNYRYAHKHHYKHHMKTHTGESPYSCEICNYKFADRSKLLRHKMTIHSDIMPQE; from the exons atgcgGTGCTGCGTCCCTTTCTGCGGTAACACTTCAGACAATGTATCCACATCACAGAGAACGGGAATTACTTTTCATGT ATTTCCCAGTGATATTAGTCTGCGTGCAGCTTGGCTCCAAGCTCTCAGCACACAAGAGCATCACCTGCCTGACCCTGCTGTGGTCTGCTCTCAGCACTTTACACATGACGACTTTTATGAAACCGCATGTTGTGTAAAGCAGATTCGCCCCAATGCTATTCCTTCAACAGTGCAG atgtgcatgatatgcctGGACACTGACAGCAAGCTGTCTCTAATGAGTAAACACAAGTTGGAGGAGGCATATGAACAGATAACTGGACTGTCT ttgtttcagttgtgtcgtggaggaaacctgaagcaaacactctgtgtgctgtgtgctcagagattgattaacttcagtagatttagagacTTGTGCTTGAGAGCCCATTCACTGATGACAGACTTACTTGCACAAGATGAATTA ATTACATTACAACATAAAGAATTGATGAACTGCACAACAGAACATCTGAAGTTTAATTTGACACAAACCACATTAGCAGCTAATCACTGTGACTTGTACATAGATCACACTGATGAAGAGGAACAGATAGCAGCAGAGGAATCTGTAGTGGGAGATGTTGCAACAACACTTGTGCTTAAAAATGAAAACAGTTTTTGCTCCTTGTCAAATGCTGATCTCATTGAACCAATTCATAAAGATGACAATTTAATAGACAATTCCAGCAACAACTGTGTTTCCAATGACAATTACTCCAATATAAGCATAAAGTTGGAAAAATATTCACTGGATGAAGATATAAATGAATCCCTTcatcaaaatcaaattcaatCAAATGCACAAGCTTCCTGCACTACAGTTCCAGTACATGTGCCTGAAACAGAGAATTTCATTAAGATTGAAAGTATTACCTTTGAATGTACGCTCTGTTCCGAAGAGTTTATGCTAGAGAATGAATACTATGAACATATGAGCGAGCATCTCAAG TACGCTGGCGAAGTCGCTGCGTGTgttgcatcacaagtgtgcgagactcgtgcagctgtgagcggCAGCAGTGACTCACTcatgctgcagaacaa GACAAGAAGTCGGAGGCTGAATGATGTCCCTCCCCCGGCTGCAGACTGCGCTCAGGCTTTAG TCGCTCCACTGTCCGCGAGACTTGCGGCAAACAACGAATACAAAGTGCAGGCAACTGAAGAAGCAGCTGCGACCCCGAAAAGGGAACTAATCCTTGACACTTTCGAACCCAGAGTGgtgaaaacccacactggtgcaAAGCCTTACTCTTGTGAGATGTGCAATTACAAAACTGCCAACAAAGGTAATTTTGTTCGTCACACGAAAAcacacactggcgaaaagcctttttgtTGTGAGATGTGCGAATATAAATGTGCAcacaaacataatttattagatCACATAAAAacgcacactggcgaaaagccattttgttgtgagatatgcaattacaGATGTTCACACAAAGGTGATTTAGCAAAACATAAAAGAagccacactggcgaaaagcctttttcttgtgagatatgtaaCTATAGATGTGCACACAGGCATCATTTACTAAATCACATAAAAACGCACACTGGCGAGAAGCCTTTTTCGTGTGAGACATGCAATTATAGAAGTGCATACAAAAGTgatttaaataaacacaaaaaaagccacactggtgaaaagcctttttcttgtcAGATATGTAACTATAGATGTACACATAAACATCATTTATTGAATCACATGAAGACGCACACTGGCGAGAAGCCTTTTTGTTGTGAGATATGTAATTATAGATATGCACATAAACATCATTATAAACATCACATGAAAACTCACACGGGCGAAAGCCCCTAttcttgtgagatatgtaaCTATAAATTTGCAGATAGAAGTAAGTTATTGAGGCATAAGATGACAATCCACAGTGACATTATGCCTCAAGAGTAA
- the LOC128199601 gene encoding gastrula zinc finger protein XlCGF8.2DB-like — translation MCNYRSAHKNDLKKHKRTHTGEKPFSCEICNHKFAQKIQLLNHIKTHTGEKPFSCEICDYKCAHKHNLLNHIKTHTGEKPFSCEMCNYRCALKDDLKRHKRIHTGEKPFSCEICDYKFAQKVHLLNHIKKHTGEKPFSCEICDYKCAHKHNLLGHMKTHTGEKPFSCEMCNYKSARKHNLLDHMKTHTGEKPFSCELCNYKFVQKHNLLDHMRTHTGEKPYFCDICDYKSARRSNLLMHKKRVHFIDF, via the coding sequence ATGTGCAATTATAGAAGTGCACacaaaaatgatttaaaaaaacataaaaggacgcacacgggcgaaaagcctttttcttgcGAGATATGTAATCATAAATTTGCacaaaaaatacagttattaaatcacataaaaacacacactggcgaaaagcctttttcttgtgagatatgtgattataaatgtgcacataaacataatttattaaatcacataaaaacgcacactggtgagaagcctttttcttgtgagatGTGCAATTATAGATGTGCACTTAAAGATGATTTAAAAAGGCATAAAAGAatccacactggcgaaaagcctttttcttgcGAGATATGTGATTATAAATTTGCACAAAAAGTACATTTATTAAATCACATAAAAAagcacactggcgaaaagcctttttcttgtgagatatgtgattataaatgtgcacataaacataatttattaggtcacatgaaaacgcacactggcgagaagcctttttcttgtgagatGTGTAATTATAAATCTGCAcgtaaacataatttattagatCACATGAAAACGCATACTGGCGAGAAGCCGTTTTCTTGTGAGCTATGTAATTACAAATTTgtacaaaaacataatttattagatCACATGAGAacgcacactggcgaaaagccctATTTTTGTGACATATGTGATTACAAATCTGCACGTCGAAGTAACTTATTGATGCATAAGAAGAGAGTGCACTTTATCGACTTCTAG